A genomic segment from Tessaracoccus defluvii encodes:
- a CDS encoding SCO6880 family protein, with amino-acid sequence MAARTFDAFTTPKAGVIWGLTVPQLLFLSVATFPAWMAISSQRWLAGLMWVPVWLLLLFLTVVPLGGRPAVGWLATAAAFAVAGLNGWLTFRSKAATGTLRDLNELDMPGALTGVEVFDGPPVGLAQRRIAVIKHRAARTWAITARIEHDGIAMATDALCNRYADGLTELLDTAARGELISEIHLMVRTTPDDCTERELWLRANLTPDAPVTSVATQIEHLRWSQAGVRTEAFITLVIPDNRLSREARHMGGATDGRMNTLLSLAAEIGAVVTGPMGARDVTWLTSPELAQVVRLGFAPGDRAGLVAAAHDANADASVNASVPWALAGPSQAYTAVRHYAHDAWATVTATVKLPERGATMGGWGHVLAPSESVERRSVAVVFPIEKQSAADRKAAQQEFGQSLGQGLKDRLGVRTGAKDHRRQAKLDRVEVQLAMGATMSHPYALCSVTIPGTAPVAEFGRRLDAAIRRGGMAPQRLDMSQDLAFVTATLPLGVSLTTGHQ; translated from the coding sequence GTGGCGGCACGAACCTTTGACGCGTTCACCACCCCGAAGGCCGGCGTGATCTGGGGCCTGACCGTCCCCCAACTGCTGTTCCTGTCGGTCGCGACGTTCCCCGCCTGGATGGCGATCAGCTCGCAGCGCTGGCTAGCCGGGCTCATGTGGGTGCCGGTGTGGCTGCTGCTGCTGTTCCTCACCGTCGTCCCCCTCGGCGGCCGCCCGGCAGTCGGCTGGCTCGCCACCGCCGCCGCGTTCGCCGTCGCCGGCCTCAACGGCTGGCTCACCTTCCGGTCGAAAGCCGCCACCGGCACTCTCCGTGACCTGAACGAGCTGGACATGCCCGGCGCGCTGACCGGGGTCGAAGTGTTCGACGGCCCACCGGTCGGCCTGGCCCAGCGCCGGATCGCGGTGATCAAGCACCGCGCGGCGCGGACGTGGGCGATCACTGCCCGAATCGAGCACGACGGGATCGCGATGGCCACCGACGCCCTGTGCAACCGGTACGCCGACGGCCTCACCGAACTGCTGGACACCGCCGCCCGAGGCGAGCTGATCTCAGAGATCCACCTGATGGTGCGCACCACACCCGACGACTGCACCGAGCGGGAACTGTGGCTCCGCGCCAACCTCACCCCCGATGCCCCCGTCACGTCCGTGGCGACGCAGATCGAGCACCTGCGCTGGTCCCAGGCCGGGGTCCGCACCGAAGCGTTCATCACCCTCGTTATCCCCGACAACAGGCTCAGCAGAGAGGCGCGCCACATGGGCGGCGCCACCGATGGCCGGATGAACACCCTCCTGTCCCTGGCGGCCGAGATCGGAGCAGTAGTCACCGGCCCCATGGGCGCCCGCGATGTCACCTGGCTCACCTCCCCAGAGTTGGCGCAGGTCGTGCGGTTGGGGTTCGCCCCCGGCGACCGCGCCGGCCTCGTTGCCGCCGCCCACGACGCCAACGCAGATGCTTCGGTCAATGCTTCCGTGCCGTGGGCGTTGGCCGGCCCGTCCCAGGCGTACACCGCCGTGCGGCATTATGCGCATGATGCGTGGGCGACGGTCACTGCGACGGTGAAGCTGCCCGAGCGTGGCGCGACGATGGGCGGCTGGGGACACGTCCTTGCACCCAGCGAGTCTGTGGAGCGGCGTAGTGTGGCGGTAGTTTTCCCGATCGAGAAGCAATCGGCCGCGGATCGGAAGGCGGCGCAACAGGAGTTTGGCCAGAGCCTCGGGCAAGGGTTGAAGGACCGGCTCGGGGTCCGCACCGGCGCCAAGGACCACCGCCGGCAGGCAAAACTGGACCGGGTCGAGGTGCAGCTCGCGATGGGCGCCACCATGAGCCACCCCTACGCGCTCTGCTCCGTCACCATCCCCGGGACTGCCCCGGTGGCAGAGTTCGGCCGCCGGCTGGATGCGGCGATCCGCCGCGGCGGCATGGCCCCGCAGCGCCTCGACATGTCCCAAGACCTTGCCTTCGTCACCGCCACCCTCCCCCTCGGGGTCAGCCTCACCACGGGACACCAGTAA